In Petrotoga miotherma DSM 10691, one DNA window encodes the following:
- a CDS encoding glycine betaine ABC transporter substrate-binding protein translates to MKKTILFLLIMVFTLSTFFGATLTVGAKNFTEQYVLGNLATLLLEENGFNVVKRFGLSSFVVRQGLTTGQIDLYADYTGTAWVTYLDQEEVITDPDELLEKVRELDAENGIVWLDRINANNTYALAIRQEDYKKYGFETLSDLVGYWNEHPNEFRVGVDYEFYERPDGFFAFADHYGLDIPESQVSTMQIGLTYEAIANNKIDIAMVFATDPKILRYNLHVLEDDKNFWPYYHISFAIRKDVLDEYPEIEEILRPLTLYLNQDILIRLNYRIDVEGVEPEVVARDYLEGLGLID, encoded by the coding sequence GTGAAAAAAACGATCTTATTCTTGTTAATAATGGTATTTACTTTAAGTACATTTTTTGGTGCAACTTTAACCGTAGGTGCAAAAAACTTCACTGAACAGTATGTCCTTGGAAACTTGGCTACACTGCTACTTGAAGAGAACGGTTTTAACGTTGTTAAAAGGTTTGGCCTTAGTTCCTTCGTTGTGAGACAAGGTTTGACAACAGGTCAGATCGATCTATATGCAGATTACACTGGAACCGCTTGGGTAACTTATCTAGATCAAGAAGAAGTGATCACTGATCCAGATGAACTTTTAGAAAAAGTCAGAGAATTAGATGCTGAAAATGGTATTGTTTGGCTTGATAGAATAAACGCTAACAATACTTATGCGCTCGCTATTCGTCAAGAAGATTACAAAAAATATGGTTTCGAAACCCTCTCTGACTTAGTTGGTTACTGGAACGAACATCCAAATGAGTTTAGGGTAGGAGTCGACTATGAATTCTATGAAAGACCTGATGGTTTCTTTGCCTTTGCTGACCACTATGGTTTAGATATTCCTGAATCCCAAGTGTCAACTATGCAAATCGGATTAACCTACGAGGCAATTGCCAACAATAAAATAGATATCGCTATGGTTTTTGCTACTGATCCAAAAATTTTAAGATACAATCTACATGTACTAGAAGACGATAAAAACTTCTGGCCTTATTACCATATCTCTTTCGCAATTAGAAAAGATGTACTTGATGAATACCCTGAAATTGAAGAAATTTTAAGGCCTCTCACACTGTACCTAAACCAAGACATTTTAATAAGGTTAAACTACAGAATAGATGTTGAGGGTGTTGAACCAGAAGTCGTTGCAAGAGATTATTTAGAAGGGTTAGGCTTGATAGATTAA
- a CDS encoding glycine betaine ABC transporter substrate-binding protein, with translation MLTLKKLAVLMLVVVFSLTALFGATLTVGAKNFTEQYVLGNLASLLLEENGFNVVERFGLSSLVARQGLTTGQIDLYPDYTGTAWVTYLGQEELITDPDELLEKVRELDAENGIVWLDRINANNTYALAIRQEDYEKYGFETLSDLVAYWNEHPKEFVVGVGYEFYERPDGFFAFADHYGLDIPDSQVSTMQLGLTYEAIANNKIDIAMVFATDPKILRYNLHVLEDDQNFWPYYHISYAVRKDVLDEYPEIEEILRPLTLYLNQDILIRLNYRVDVEGVEPEVVARDYLEGLGLID, from the coding sequence GTGTTAACGTTGAAAAAATTGGCAGTACTTATGTTAGTTGTAGTTTTTTCTTTGACTGCGCTATTTGGTGCAACTTTAACCGTAGGTGCAAAAAACTTCACTGAACAGTATGTCCTTGGAAACTTGGCTTCACTGCTACTTGAAGAGAATGGTTTTAACGTTGTTGAAAGGTTTGGTCTTAGTTCTCTCGTCGCTAGACAAGGTTTGACAACAGGTCAGATCGATTTATATCCAGATTACACTGGAACCGCTTGGGTAACTTACCTAGGCCAAGAAGAACTGATCACTGATCCAGATGAACTTTTAGAAAAAGTCAGAGAATTAGATGCTGAAAATGGTATTGTTTGGCTTGATAGGATAAACGCTAACAATACTTATGCGCTCGCTATTCGTCAAGAAGATTACGAAAAATATGGTTTCGAAACCCTCTCTGACTTAGTTGCTTACTGGAACGAACATCCAAAAGAGTTTGTGGTAGGAGTTGGTTATGAATTCTATGAAAGACCTGATGGTTTCTTTGCCTTTGCTGACCACTATGGTTTAGATATTCCAGATTCTCAAGTATCAACTATGCAACTTGGATTAACCTACGAGGCAATTGCAAACAATAAAATAGATATCGCTATGGTTTTTGCTACCGATCCAAAAATTTTAAGATACAACCTACATGTATTAGAAGACGACCAAAACTTCTGGCCTTATTACCATATCTCTTACGCAGTTAGAAAAGATGTACTTGATGAATACCCTGAAATTGAAGAAATTTTGCGACCTCTCACACTGTACCTAAACCAAGACATTTTAATAAGGCTAAACTACAGAGTAGATGTTGAGGGTGTTGAACCAGAAGTCGTTGCAAGAGATTATTTAGAAGGTTTAGGCTTGATAGATTAA
- a CDS encoding asparagine synthase-related protein: protein MAGIAGTTAKDNKIVNKILNRIQHRGPKSTWVEEGEKATIGCCLLPSEETAKERVFTKEGNGISVLDGHLYHEDNLHLEAAFLILENYRKFGKKFASYLDGDFAFAIDDRNDLILGRDYIGSHPLYYGFNNNELYFSSEAKGLVGIVKEIEELEPGHLFSLKDGVLPYSTFFESVPSFKTPQDAAKILKELLEKAVKRNMSDGCVDGALLSGGLDSSIIAYTASKYQNPIKTFTIGVSQNGDLPRATEMAEFIGSSHYWKIFDKQKIENILPKAIYHLESFEESCVHGAVAHYLTAKFAREKGANCLLCGEGADELLGGYHELKQAESNQEMDNFFDDLMSNAYRTGLQRLDRSFSAHGIEYRAPFLDRRVVNFCNQIPNEWKIYGPEKIEKWILRKAYEHDLPNNIVNRRKEPFANGSGVSDIIKDISQQKSSEFERETSSFQNLDVDWEFKSPAEFYYYRLFKKFFPDKSYERLVTRWNPLLN from the coding sequence GTGGCAGGTATTGCCGGAACAACAGCTAAAGACAATAAAATTGTTAATAAAATATTGAACAGGATTCAACACCGAGGTCCAAAATCGACATGGGTAGAAGAAGGAGAAAAAGCAACTATAGGTTGCTGCTTGCTTCCATCTGAGGAAACAGCAAAAGAGCGGGTCTTTACAAAAGAAGGAAACGGTATTTCTGTTTTAGATGGGCATCTCTACCACGAAGATAATTTACATCTTGAAGCGGCATTCTTAATACTTGAAAATTATAGAAAATTTGGGAAAAAATTTGCAAGCTATTTAGATGGTGATTTTGCTTTCGCAATCGATGACAGAAATGATCTTATTTTAGGCCGAGATTACATCGGTTCTCATCCCCTATATTATGGCTTTAATAATAATGAACTTTATTTTTCCTCGGAAGCAAAGGGTCTTGTTGGTATAGTTAAGGAGATTGAAGAACTAGAACCTGGACACTTATTTTCATTAAAGGACGGCGTTCTACCTTATTCGACTTTCTTTGAAAGTGTCCCTTCCTTTAAAACACCGCAAGATGCCGCTAAAATACTGAAGGAATTATTAGAGAAGGCTGTTAAACGCAATATGTCAGATGGTTGTGTGGATGGAGCTTTACTTAGCGGCGGATTGGATAGCAGTATTATCGCTTATACCGCTTCTAAATATCAAAATCCCATCAAGACCTTCACAATAGGGGTTTCTCAAAATGGCGATCTTCCACGGGCAACCGAAATGGCAGAATTTATTGGTTCTTCTCATTATTGGAAAATCTTTGATAAACAAAAAATTGAAAATATTCTCCCAAAAGCTATTTATCATTTAGAATCTTTCGAAGAATCTTGTGTTCATGGCGCAGTGGCGCATTATTTAACAGCGAAATTTGCCCGTGAAAAGGGAGCAAATTGTTTGTTGTGCGGTGAAGGAGCAGATGAGCTTTTAGGAGGTTATCACGAACTAAAGCAAGCAGAGTCAAATCAAGAGATGGATAATTTTTTTGATGATTTAATGTCTAACGCCTACCGTACTGGACTCCAAAGACTCGATAGATCCTTCTCAGCTCATGGAATCGAATATCGCGCTCCTTTTCTTGATAGACGTGTGGTGAATTTTTGTAATCAAATACCAAATGAATGGAAAATTTACGGACCTGAAAAAATTGAAAAATGGATCTTAAGAAAAGCTTATGAACATGATTTACCTAACAACATTGTAAATCGAAGAAAAGAACCCTTTGCTAATGGTTCTGGTGTCTCTGATATCATAAAAGATATTTCACAACAGAAAAGCTCAGAATTTGAAAGAGAGACAAGTTCATTTCAAAATTTAGATGTTGATTGGGAGTTTAAATCTCCCGCTGAGTTTTATTATTACCGTTTATTTAAAAAATTCTTTCCAGATAAATCTTATGAACGTTTAGTAACCAGATGGAATCCTTTATTAAATTGA